In Pseudomonas sp. ADAK2, the genomic window GGATTCAGGGGCGCAAGAGGGTGGCAGCAGAAGGGTTTGAGTTACAAAGAGGGGACTGATTTATTTCTGGTACGAAAAAGCCCGGCTGATTAGGCCGGGCTTTTTGTTGGGTACCACTTTAAAGCCAATCATTTATGCGACGCGGTTTTGGACCAGACGATCAGAACCACCTTCAGCGACGCGATTCTGTTGCAGACGATCCGAGCCACCTTCGGCTACACGATTCTGTTGCAGACGATCCGAGCCACCTTCAGCCACACGATTCTGCTGCAACCGATCCGAGCCACCCTCAGCCACACGACTTTCAATCAACCGATCCGAACCGCCTTCAGCGATCATGGTGTGAGAAGCGGCAAAAGCGTTAACTGCAAAAACCGAGAATGCGATGCTGAGAAGGATTTGGCGTTTCATGATGGTGTGCTCCGGGTGTTATTAGTTGGGTATGGAGCGGATGTTACGCCGGGGATTTTTTATGAGAACTTCATTGACGTGATGGTGACTATCGACGGGAGCGATGGTTGAAACTCAATGAGCCAATGCCACCTTCCGACCATGGATTTCTAACAGCTATTTCAACAATGGAGCAGGTCGCCAATGTGCTTGAAAACGCTATCGGGCGTCAGTCCTTTTGAAAAATCCCCTCCGCTACAGGGAGGCTCCACACGTGGCTGATTGCAACGTCATCATTTTCGATATGGACGGTACCGTCCTCGACTCGGCACCCGGAATCGTTGAGAGCTTGACGTATGCCATACGTCAACTGGGCCATGACTTTATCCCCGACGCGGAGACACAGAAGTTGTTTGGCCCGCCGATGAACCAAGTCGTCGCAGAACTTCTGGCGCCTTTTGCAGATGATCGAATCGACGAGTGCCTCCACTTGTACCGCTCTCACTACAGGGAACAAGGGCTTTACCAAAGCCTTCCGTACGCAGGTATAACCAGGGCGCTCAGCTATTTTTCGGAGCGTAATTATTCGCTCTTCATTGCGACGTCGAAACGACAAGAGTTTGCGGAAAAAATGCTCATCCACAACGGCTTGTTCGATTCTTTTCAGGCGATTTTCGGCACCTCGCCCGACGGCAAACTGGATGACAAAGCTGATCTGGTAAAGACGCTGCTAGCGTCCCTTGCGATGCCACCCTCTGGCGTGTTCATGATTGGCGATAAGCGTGATGACATGCAGGCTGCCCGGCGAAATGCGGTGGTCCCGGTGGGGGCACTTTGGGGCTATGGGGCCGTCGATGAGTTGAAAAACAGTGGCGCTCACGCCCTGGCCGATACGCCCTGGGCATTACCCGGCGTAGTTGACGATCTGCTGTAAAAGTTGAAAGCCAACTCGTGCCGGGCACCGTGATGATCTGCCTTGAACCGCTGCCACAGTCAGAAGCGGTACTTCGCCGTCAACGAGTAGCTACGCGGATTGCCGTAAGTGTCGGTGGAGCCCCAGATCGTGCTGCTGCCAATCGCCGAGTAATAAACGCGGTCGAAGACGTTGTTGGCGTTCACTTGCAGGTCCAGGTGCTTGTTGACCTCATAACCCGCCATCAGGTCGGCCACGGCGTAGCTGCCTTGCTCGACACGGTAGCTGCCATTGGTCACGTCGACGTCGTTATACATACGGCTCTGCCAATAGACGTTGCCACCCACACGCAGTTTTTCCAGCGGCCCCTGGAAGCGGTAGGCGGTCGATAATTTGAACAGATGCTCAGGCGTGTCGGTGTCGAAACGCTGGTTTTCGTTGGCCGGGTCGGTGTCCTTGATGTAGTGGGCACGGGTGTAGGTGTAGCCGGCGCCGATCTGCCAGTTGTCAGTCAGTGCGCCTTGCAGCTCCATATCAATCCCTTGGCTGCGCACCAGGCCTGACGCGTCGTAGCAAGTCAGCACCGGGCAACCCAGTTGCGTGGCGGCTTGGGTGGCGCGGTTTTTCTGGTCGGTCTGGAACACCGCCAGACTGGCGTTGAGGGCGCCGTTGAAGTACTCGCCCTTGATGCCGACTTCGTAGTTTTCCCCCACGATCGGATCAAGCAACTTGCCGGAGAGGTCCTGGTAGGTTTGTGGCGTGAAAATGTCGGTGTAACTGGCGTACACGGAATGGTGGTCATCGAGCTTGTAGATCAGGCCGCCGTAGCGCGTCAGGTTGCGGGTGACCTTGTAGTCCGCGTCTCCCGAGCGGTCGTCGTAGTCATACCAGTCCAGGCGACCGCCGAGAATCAGTGTAAGCGGGTCGGCCAGGCTCAAGCGGGTGGTCAGGTAAACGGCGTCCTGGGTGGTGATGTTGTGGCTTTTACCATCGCGCACAAAGTCCGGTTTCGGCGCGCCGATCGGCAGCCCGGTGTCGTAAGGGCTGTAATCTTTGGTGGTGTTGTCGTAGATGCGTTTGCTGGTGCCGACTACCACTTCATGAGTACGACCGAACGCCTCGACCGGACCGCTGGCGTAGGTGTCGAACGCGGTCTGCTTTTCGTCTTGCCGCGATTGCCAGGCAGTGGTCTCCAGCGGGCCGTTGTAACGCGACAGGTAAGTCCCGGAGAACAAGCCGTCCAGGGTTGAGGTCGAGCCGGCGACGTGCAGTTTCCAATCGTTGTCGAAGCGGTGCTCCACGTCGCCGAACACCGTGTCGACCCGCAGCTTTTTGTTTTCCCAATCGGTGCCAGGGTAGGTGGAGCGGGGCAGGTTCAGGTGGTGACCATCGGTGCCAAGGGGCAAACCACCCCAGAAGAAATTGGTCTGGTCCTCCTGGCGGGAAAAGCCCAAAGACGCGGTAGTGCTGTCGCTCAGATCAGCTTCCGTGATCGCGTAAAACAGGCCGTGATCGCTTTGTTCCTTGTCGCGGAAACTGTCGGCATCCTGATAAGAACCCACCATTCGGCCACGCAAGGTGCCGCTATCGTTCAGCGGACCGGAAGCATCAAACTCACCGCGATAGTCATCCCAACTGCCGGCCGTGCCCGTCAGACTGACCTGCGGGGTAAACGTCGGGCGCTTGCGCACCATGTTAATGGCCGCCGAGGGGTTGCCGGCACCAGTGACCAGGCCGGTCGCGCCGCGAATCACTTCCACGCGGTCAAACATCGCCAGGTTCGGCTGCACGCCCATGGTGTAGCCCGAATAAGAACTGGGCAGACCGTCGTACATGATGTTGTCGATGTCGAAGCCGCGAGAACTGTAGGTCTGACGGCCGGGACCGCTGGACTGGCTGAGGAACAGGCCGGGCGTGTTCTTCACCACATCGTTAATGCTGGTCATGGCCTGATCGTCCATGCGCTGACGGGTAATCACCGTCACCGCCTGCGGCGTTTCACGCATAGTCAGCGGCAACTTGGTCGCGGTCTGCATCGGGCCGGTGGTGTAGGAGCCGGTGCCTTCGGTGGTGGCACCCAGTTGTTCGCTGGTGATGCTCGTGGCATCCAATTCCAGCGTTGTGGGCGGCTGGCGGGTTTCAGCTGCGGCAGGTTGGGATTCGGCGGCGATGGCGGCCTGAGTGCTTGCGATACACATGGCAATGGCCAGAAGACCCGGTGAAAAAGGCGTACGACTTTGCGCTTGATGCCCCAGCATGAAACGGACTCCCCGATAGCCATCCTTGGCGAATAGTAATGATGTTGAGAATTATTCTCGGCAGTGTGGCAGATTGTTTCGGCTCAAAAAACCCCGCAGAGACAGGGGTTTAATGAATTTTTCACATTTACCGAGCGGGTAGGCAGGTGTTACAGAAGGAAAAGTGACCGCTGGAGTTGGCGCAATGTGGAGAGCCGGCTGGTTTATTTCAAGTACGAAAAAAACTGGCTTATCAGGCTGGGCTCTTTGTTGGGCCGCTTTAAAGGCCATCATTTATGCGGTGCGGTTTCGGATCAGACGGTCGGAGCCACTTTCGGCTACGCGTTTCTCCAAAAAAACGATCCGAACCGCCTTCAGCGAGCAACTTCGCCATTAGCGTCTAAATTTCAATGACATGTCCCGCCACACTGAAGGAACGACTCATGTCCAGAATTCGCTCATTGATTGCCGCTATTACTTGCGTTGCTCTGGTCGCCGGGTCCGCGACGGCGTTGGCCGATCCTGGTAATGGCAAGGGTCAGGGAAACGGCAAGGGTAATTCGCAAAACAACCCGGCTCATGGCAACCAGGGGAGTCATGGAAACAAAGGTAAAAATTCCGGCGGCGGCGATTGGGATAACGGTCCAAGCATCAATCACTCAAGCGTGCTTGGGATTGTGGGCGGATACCGCGACTACTGGAGCCCCGGACCTGCGTTGCCACCTGGCATTCAAAAGAACCTTGCGCGCGGTAAGCCTCTGCCACCAGGCATTGCGAAAAAACTGGATGGTCGGTTGAGCGGGCGGCTGCCTCATTACGATGGGTACGAATGGCAGCAAGTGGGCACCGACTTGATCCTGGTCGCTCTGGCAACCGGGCTCATCTACGAAGTGCTCAATGGGGCTTTTGATTGATCCTTGAGTAGCAATCTCCCTCTCGACTTTAATGGGTTGCAATGCGCAAGGGCGAAGACAGGCCAGGACGTCGGCATCCCAAAGGGTGGGCGGATCAGGCGCCAATCACCTCTTCCCCAGCGTGAAGGAATAACGAGATTACTCACTATTCTGTTAACACCGCCGATAGCTTTATATGCAACCGACTCGCCTCCAGCATCAGCGGGAAATTATGCCGAGCAACCTCGCGACTATCGTTCAAACCCTCACCAACCGTTCCAGCGTGTCGCTGGCGCGTACTTCTCTGTTCAAATTTGTGGGGCTGTTGGCCGCTGTTTTTTTACTGGCCAGCGCGTCCCTTATTTATCTAGCGCATGATCTGGACCGCACGGAGGAGGTCGAAAGTGCGTTTTACACGAAGAAGGCGGTGCAATCGCTGGAAAAATCCCTGCGCTCGACCGTCAAGGACTACGCATTTTGGGGGGATGCCTACAAACACCTGCACGCTGAAGTGGACCCTGACTGGGCCTTCGTTCGGCAAAACGTTGGTTCAACGCTTTATACGGATTTCGGATTACAGGGGGTGTTTGTCGTCAACGACGTCAATCGCACTGTTTACTCCGTAATCAAGGGTGAGCTGAAACCCGTTGAAGTCACCGATTGGCTCGACCAGTCAATTGCCGCCATTATCGATAAAGCCCGGGCTGGCGCGGAAACTGAAACGCCGACAACGACCTTTATCAATGTCAGGGGCGTACCGACCCTCGTCGCGGCCGCGGCGATTACACCGGGAACGGACCCGACCGTGGTGGCGGATGACCGGCCGCCGTCGGTATTGGTTTTCGTGGATATGTTGAACAGCACCAAACTTGAACTGATGGGCGACGATTTCGGGGTAGATCGTCTGCACGTCGCTACACCCGACGACGCTGGCGCCACGTCTGTTCTGCCATTGGGCGATGACGGTGCGGCCGGCAGCCTGCGTTGGAACTCGTCAAAGCCCGGCCTGCGCTTATTGGGGATCGGATTGCCATTGATCGGCGTCGCCGCGCTGCTGGTGTGGCTGATGACCTGGGCCATCTTGCGTCGCACCACCGCCGGCGCACTGGCACTCGACACCAGTTACGCATCGCTACAGAGCAGCCAAGACGCCCTCGCCATCAGCGAAGCGCGTTTTCGCGACGTCGTGGAAGCCAGCTCGGACTGGGTATGGGAAATCGATGCTGATTGGCGCCTGACCTTTTTGTCCGAGCGATTTGAAGTGGTTACGGGGCTTTCCAGGGACGCTTGGATCGGTGCGCGGATAGACGATCTGTTGTGCACCGAATTAGGCACGTTATCGCAATGGCTCAGCATCCCGAATCGCCGTCCGGATATCAGCGTCCAGTGCCGATACGTCGACACCAAGGGCCGCGAGCGCATCACTCGCCTATCGGCTCGACAAATGGCCCGGGAAGGATTCCGGGGCACCGCGACCGATGTGACGGAGGAGGTTGAATCCCGTCGGCGCATCGAATTCCTCTCCCAGCATGACGCCTTGACCGGTTTGCCCAACAGGACGCGTCTGCAGGAGTTTCTCGATGGCAAACTCAAGGCGTTGCCGACGGTAGAGCAGCCGCTGATCATGCTCAGCCTGGACCTGGACCGGTTCAAACCGGTCAATGACTTGCTGGGCCATGCGGCCGGTGATTTGGTACTCAATGAAGTCTCCAGCCGCCTGGCGGCCTGCGTGCGCGATGGCGACCTTGTCGCCCGTATCGGTGGGGACGAATTCGTATTGATCCTCACCGACGTGAGCTCCCAGGACGAAGTCGAGGCACTCTGTCATCGCCTGATCGAGTCCATCGAACGGCCTATCGCCATCGAGGAGCAGGAAGTGTTCGTCAGCGCCAGCATCGGCATCGCGATGGCGCCAACCGACGCTTTTGAAGCCGCTGAATTGCTGCGCTACGCGGATATTGCGCTGTACGAGGCCAAGGCCGCCGGTCGCAACACCTGGCGCTTTTACGCCGGTGATATGAACGCCAGGATCATTGAGCGTCGTCGTTTGGAAAGCGACCTGCGTTTCGCCATCAAACACGGTGAGCTGCGCCTGCATTTCCAACCTCGTTATCGTATCGCTGACGGTCAAATGGTCGGTGCCGAAGCGTTGGTGCGCTGGCAACACCCCGAGCGCGGTCTGATCCCACCCGACACGTTTATCCCGATTGCCGAGGAGTCCGGGCTGATTCTCTCCCTGAGCGACTGGGTGCTCAGCACCGCTTGCCGTTGCGCCGCACAGTGGCCGGAAAAACTGTTCGTGTCTGTCAACCTTTCGCCCACCGAGTTCAAGCGCGGCAACCTGGTCGAGCGCCTGCAGAAAACCCTCCACGACTCTGGCATAGACCCCACCCGCGTCGAGCTGGAAATCACCGAAAGCGTCATGCTCGACGATGCCGCCGGCGCACTTGAGCTGATGCACACGCTCAAACGCCTCGGTGTACGGATATCCATGGACGATTTCGGTACCGGGTATTCTTCGCTGAGCTACCTGCGCGCCTTCCCATTCGATGGCCTGAAAATCGACCGCAGCTTTTTGAGCCGACTGGTCGAAAGCGAGGGCGACAAAGCCATTGTCCAAGCCATCGTGGGCCTGGGCCGCGCGTTATCCCTCACCGTGACGGCTGAAGGCGTTGAAACCGCCGAACACCTCAGATTGCTCAAAGCGGTGGCGTGCGACGAAGGCCAAGGCTACTTCCTGAGCCGGCCACTGGATAATGCGGCGTTTGATGCTTTGCTCGACGTCAGTGAGCGTGCGGGTAGCCGAAGCAACGTATGAATCGCAGCGCCTGAATAGGGCTGAATTACTTCAGGCATGAAAAAGCCCGGCTGATCAGGCCGGGCTTTTTGTTGGGGACCGCTTTAACGCCATTCATTCAGGCGACGCGGTTTTGGATCAGGCGGTCGGAGCCACCTTCGGCGACGCGATTCTGTTGCAGACGATCGGAGCCACCTTCGGCGACGCGATTCTGTTGCAGACGATCGGAGCCACCTTCGGCGACGCGGTTCTGTTGCAGACGATCCGAGCCACCTTCGGCTACACGATTCTCGATCAACCGATCGGAGCCACCTTCAGCAACACGATTCTGTTGCAACCGATCCGAACCACCCTCAGCCACACGACTTTCAATCAGTCGATCCGAACCGCCTTCGGCAATCATGGTGTGAGACGCGGCAAAAGCGTTAACTGCGAAAACCGAGAAAGCGATGCTGAGAAGGATTTGGCGTTTCATGGTGGTGTGCTCCGGGGTGTTTATTGGTTGGTATGGAGCGGATGTTACGCCGGGGATTTTTTATGAGAACTTCATTGACGTGATGGTGACCATCGACGCCAATGATGGTTGGCCATTACCTGCGCACTACCAAAAGCGCAGTTCCCCACCGAGCATCAAGAAAATCAACGCCACTCCAAACTGGCCCGCCAGCAGCGGTGCGATCGTAATCAAGCCTTGGAACACGACAGCAACCTTCAAACCATCGGACAAGCCATAACGCCGCCAATACAGCACATGCAGGACAAACGTCAGACCGTTCGCCACCCAAACCACGCCAATCGCCATCAGGTAATTCTGCTGCGCAATTCGCAACAACATGATCAACAAACCGAAGATTACGACGAGAGCGGAGCCTACGGTCAGTGGCGAGTAATCCCGCTTTATCGGGTCAGAGACAGGTGGTTGCATTGCGTTTCCATCCATTTAAGCGCAAAGAAAAGCTAATCCGTTCAATGAATTAGCAGCTACTACAAGTTATCAATCCTGAGGCCACTGATCCCCAATTTCAAACCACGATGCCTTCTCCGACACACACGTATGCCGCTGCTTCTGCGCATGGAACGGCGTATCAAGCGTGCCAATCGCAATCGAAATCCAATCCGCAAACTCGCCATTCGAATCCGACCAGAACAACGAAGTGCCACAGATCGAACAAAACTGCCGCGTCACCCCGGCCGACGACTGAAAACGCCTAAGCGCCTCCACGCTGCTCGCAATGGAAACCGCCGACCTCGGAGCACTGGCATACGTCGCAAACGCAGCCCCATGGGCCTTCCGGCATTTGCCGCAATGACAGTGCGACACAGCTTTCAGCTGACCCGAAACCTCATACTTCACGGCCCCGCACAGACAACTGCCTTGATGAAACTCATCCATGTTCATCGGTTACTCAAATAAAAAGAGGAGGGTGAGGGTACAGCGGACGCCGGATAAGTGTTCGCCGATCAATCCTGAGCCCGTTTAATCGCATAAGCGAGCCTGGCGGCTTCATCCCTGAGCGCATCGAACCTTTCATTCAACTCAACATGCCCAGGTTTCCAGGCAAACACACCCGCGACAAAGCTTTGGCCAAGCACAAGATCATTGAGCGAACTCATTCCGCCGTAGGCCGACAACAGATACTCAACCCCATAGGCATCCCCGTTCAACAAGTGCGCCCGCGCTTTGCGCATCCACTGACCCCAGTGAACAGCGCCATCGCTTTCAAGCACCACGGCAAGCTGCTCAAGCACGCCAATAAGCTGCTCAGTCTTCGGTCCCATTATTGAAAAGCCCCAAACTGCGGAACGATGGACTTGCCCAAATAATTCACCGCCGCCACGTACTGCCGGCCAGTCACGCTGACCAACCGCGCATGACACTCACAGCAATAGTCGTCGCTGCCGTTCTCAAAGTTAAACAACACCGTCGCCTCTTGCAGCGCCGAAAGCGCGAAACCTTCCGCCCCAAGTATTTCCTCGAAACGCGTTTTCAACGCATTGAGCCCGTTAGACAAATAGGGATGACTTCTCAGCGCCAGAGGGCAGGGCTCGTCTTTCGTCAAATCAACCGCCGCCACCCTGACACCCAACGGCCGCAACGCCTCACTTAAATTGGGATGAACCCAGGACAGCGCACTTCCGGCGTGGTGAGCGAGGCTATGACACACGCTGCTGAGGCGTTTATGAGAAGGCATTCACAGTCCTTGCGAAGTCGGGGCGAGGCGAGCGACGGATTCTATGCCTCCACGCGCCCCCCGACAAAAAAAACGGGTGCCTGCCCGGCACCCGTCTTCACTTACTCCTTAACCTGCGCCCGCAAGCGCCGACCGATCACATCCATCAAATCACAGCCATCGCGCAACGGAATGACCAACAACTTGGAAAAGTCCGCCAGCACGACCGTGTCGCAACCGATCTCGGCGCGGTAAGCAATGTTCTCCAACACCTGCGTGACCGTGCGAATGCGGTAATCGGCCATGGCTTGCAGGACGTCGAGGGGGGCGCGGGTGTCGATGAGTAGGGAAGCCGGGACCAGGTCGATTCCGGTGATAGGCATGTATCTTTCCATAAGGGTAAAACTCCGATCAAAGCAAAGGTTGACTGCCCCTCAATCGTCGCCAAACGAATGGGTGACAGCTGTACGCAGGTTGGCGAACCGGGATCGGAAAACCGGCAGACCCGAAGGTCTCCCGCGCACAGCTGCCATAAAGACAGCTTTGCGAACGTGCAACAGCGTCTGCAAGAAAGCACAGAGCTTTTGCACCCGATCAAACAGGTCGCCAAACCTGGTCACCATTTGGGTGACGGGGCGGACTATAAGCTTCAATGGGTTAGGGCGGCAAGAAGAGGAATTCACCAATAATTTTAGGAGTGTAGGAAGTGGGGCGTGTCTTGGTCTAGATGGTCGGGTGTGCGCAGGTAGACGTTAGGTCACACCAGAAAATCAGGAGGTGGCACATGGCCTGCAATTCAGGACATTATTCTGATACGGTGTGAAAGGCTGGTTTACAGTAATCAAAGGAACTGAAAATGCAAAAATCAGAAGATTTCCTCCAACGATATGTAGTTGATGAAGAATACTTAGTTGTGGCTCCTGAGCTTTCCGGGAAACCTAATATCCTGAGTGCGGAGAAGAACGGTGAGCTATATATAATTAAGTACTGGCCTCGTAGTCCTGAAGTTGGTGATGATGAGGTTGAGGCAATATGGCTGCATGAACTTCGACAGTTGCATCGTCTGAAAGGTTACCCTGGTGTTGAAGATTTAATTGCTACTTTAGTAGAGTCCGGGCGAGACAAGAGCGGGTTCTATTTAGTGCTGGATGCACAAGGCCGTCTACCTCTGAATTTTCTGATGAGGCAAAGAACGTTATCACTTAGATCTCATTGGGTTAAAAGGTTGAAAAGCCCCGCTTCTCGGGTTTTCTTCTGGCAGAATATTATACGTATTGCAGATGCCATAGAAATACTTCATGGGCAGGGAATGCTTCATCGTCAATTAGATAGTAGTTCAATATTGACCTCTCTAGCACCTCATGATGAATGTAAAGACTTTCAGTTAACCGGGTTTGAGTGGTCGATGAGAGTTCCTGCATTAACTAATGTAAGTGCAGGTTGGTCAAGTGCCGCCAATGAGCGAACTGTATATTCTTTTGCTACGGATTGGGCCGATCTTGGGAGGCTGATAGCCGAAATATTGAATGTTTCTTTAGTCGGCTTGGAAGAGTTGTCTGCTTCGTTTGGGCAGTTGGCAGTCGACTCTGAACTGATGTTGATAGAGGTTGGTTTTGTTCGTAAGTTATTAGGGGTGGTTCCTTTTAAGGCGAATGTGTCTCAGGAGAGTCTAGATGGTGATGTCATAAAGAAGGCGTTACAAGAGATAATTGAAGCGTTAAAGAAAAATGTGTCTCAGGTTTCTACTGCATATGATTTTGCGATTAAAGTATCAAGCAGGCCCGATGCTACAAGATCATCTTCTAGTGTTACTTCCAGAATTCAGGATATTTATAAGGAAAAATATGGGGTTACGTTGGATCATGCGAATGTTGACGAGTTAAAAAAATTTGTTGAGCAGGATATAAAAAACACATCGCTGCTTGTTAGGTCTGTTTCTTTAAATAATTCTGATGTTGTATATTTTTTAAAAGGTCAAGAGCTGTTTTATCAGCTCGGCACTTTTAAGCCAGATCGATTTAGTGATGAGGAGAGTTGGGAAATCGCAATATGTGATAGAGCTTATATCGAATTGCCCTATGCTTTTTCAAAAAATGTAAACACGGTTTCCCTGTCATCATCTAAAGTTCGGGTGCTTTCAATCTCGGATGCTTATGATCTTTTGCGACGGAATCCTGAAAATATATCTAAAAATATATGGAGCGTTCTTTTTCAAAAATTTGAAGTAGATGACTCGCCTAGAAGCCCGAGCCAGCAAAAATTAATTGACGGTTTCGTTGCTTGCCATCTGACTGAGATTGCCTATGCGCGAGCTGAGATTTTTCCTGTAAATATATTGAGCTCCAAGGAGGATAGCGATAATAATTGGCGTGTTGAAATATACAGCACGAAATATGATGAGGCGGAAAGTTTGGCCGCGTCCTTAGGCTTGGAGCCTCCAGCGTTAAGATTAGAAAAAATACTTACAAAAAACGAGGGGGATTTTGAGGCTATAGTTTGGAGTCTCGTAAGTAGCTCCAATCTGGGGAAGGAAGAAGAAGAGGTTTTGCTAACATTTCAAGAGTCTTTCAGGTCAGACGAAGGGCAGCTGGTGTTTGTGTTTACCTCCAAACAAATTTTGCCATTTCAGCAGTTTTATTTTATTGCCCCGAACTCTCTCCAAGGTACTGTTAGACAGTTAAGTCGTAGAGCAAAAGCCTTGGATACTCTTGAAACACATGCGGAGCTTTTGGATGTTCTAATAAGCCCGCAAAAGCACGCCATTAGTACCAACGCACCCGAGGGGGTCGAGAAATATTTTGCTGGTTTAGACGACTCCAAAAAGGAAGCGTTTGAGCGAATTCTTACTACGCTGTCTCTTTATTTGGTTCAAGGGCCTCCGGGTGTTGGGAAAACATATTTGGTGTCATCTTTAGTTAAACATCTATTTGAGCAGGAGCCAGATAGCAGAGTCCTTCTCACGGCTCAAAGCCATTCGACAGTTCAGCACCTTTTTCACGAGGTTTTTGGAACGGAATCGGCCAAAAATTTCCCGGAGGATTTACTAGTAATTAGATGTAGCAAGCAGGATAAAAATGACGAGACTTCTCTCTCGGACGCAGATGAAAAGGCAAAGAATTATTTAAGGGGTTTCTTGAATAGTAAGTTGTTTGTTGAGTCATCGTCCGAGGACGTTAAGGGGGAAGTGCGTTCGATGTTGGCCGGGACAATTTATAAGCGACATACATTAATTAACCAATTGCTACGGTCTGCTAATATTGTTTTTTCGACAACCAATTCGGAGCAGGTTGAGCGAATGATAAAAGACCGAGCTCAATTTGACTGGTCGATTATGGAGGAAACAGGGAAGGTTACAGGCTTGGAACTGGTAAGTCCTTTGTTGCTATCTCATAGACGTTTAATGATAGGAGATCATAAGCAACTGCCTCCTTATAGAACAAATGAGATGAAAGCAGTTCTTACCAACCCTGAAAAGCTTAGGAGGATGCTTCAAGAGGGAGAGGGTATATTTAATGCAAAAATAAAAGGTGAAGCCGTCAAAGCGTTTTTGGTCGATCCTCCTACTTCTGATGAGAGTGTTCGTGAGGTGGGTCGCATTGCTGCTCAGAACTTTATGTTATTTCAAACCTTGGTTGAAGGCGAAATCGCCGAAGCAAAAAATCATAAAGACATGTTTGGGTCTGAGCAGGGAAGAACTTCAATAGGGAGTATGCTGAGCGTGCAGCATCGCATGCATCCTGATATAGCGAATATAATTTCGGATGTGTTCTATGAAGGTTGTCTAAAAACGGATGGAAAGAAGGAGTTGTACTATAGGGACTCTGGTACCGCTCCTCCATTTATTTTTGATGGTACTGATGAGTTAAATGGAACGAACGCACTGACTTGGGTCGACATGCCAGATGTTCAGTTGACAAAATATATGATTAAAGGCGATGACACACCTCGTTGGCATAACTCGCAGGAGCGAAAGGTTGTAATTGAACTTCTAAAGCGATTGCGCCCGCTCCAAGGGCTTCCGAAAAAAGCAAAGATTGCGGTGCTTTCTCCATATTCGGAACAAGTAGGTAGGATTTCTAGGCTTATATATAATAATGATGTATTAAGGGGGGAGTTTTCGCATTTAGATGGATTTGATTCTGCAGATGATCACGCTGATTTTTGCAGTACTGTAGATGGATTTCAGGGTAGTGAGGCAGATTTAGTTATAATTTCGCTAGTCAGAAATAACGGTAATGCAACTATAAAAGGGGCTTTAGGTTTTTTAGTTGATGAGCGTAGGATGAACGTACTGCTAAGTAGGGCGCGCCATAAACTTATTATTATTGGATCATATGAGTTTTTGAAGTCATGGGCGTTAAAAATCCAAGCAAGGGGAGGCTCTCGCGAAAGTGGAGAAGGAGCATTTTTGTTCAAATTGATTTCAAAAATTGAAAAGTATAAAGATGAAGGGTTGATCAGCTTTATTCCAAGTAGTC contains:
- a CDS encoding HAD hydrolase-like protein — encoded protein: MADCNVIIFDMDGTVLDSAPGIVESLTYAIRQLGHDFIPDAETQKLFGPPMNQVVAELLAPFADDRIDECLHLYRSHYREQGLYQSLPYAGITRALSYFSERNYSLFIATSKRQEFAEKMLIHNGLFDSFQAIFGTSPDGKLDDKADLVKTLLASLAMPPSGVFMIGDKRDDMQAARRNAVVPVGALWGYGAVDELKNSGAHALADTPWALPGVVDDLL
- a CDS encoding TonB-dependent siderophore receptor codes for the protein MLGHQAQSRTPFSPGLLAIAMCIASTQAAIAAESQPAAAETRQPPTTLELDATSITSEQLGATTEGTGSYTTGPMQTATKLPLTMRETPQAVTVITRQRMDDQAMTSINDVVKNTPGLFLSQSSGPGRQTYSSRGFDIDNIMYDGLPSSYSGYTMGVQPNLAMFDRVEVIRGATGLVTGAGNPSAAINMVRKRPTFTPQVSLTGTAGSWDDYRGEFDASGPLNDSGTLRGRMVGSYQDADSFRDKEQSDHGLFYAITEADLSDSTTASLGFSRQEDQTNFFWGGLPLGTDGHHLNLPRSTYPGTDWENKKLRVDTVFGDVEHRFDNDWKLHVAGSTSTLDGLFSGTYLSRYNGPLETTAWQSRQDEKQTAFDTYASGPVEAFGRTHEVVVGTSKRIYDNTTKDYSPYDTGLPIGAPKPDFVRDGKSHNITTQDAVYLTTRLSLADPLTLILGGRLDWYDYDDRSGDADYKVTRNLTRYGGLIYKLDDHHSVYASYTDIFTPQTYQDLSGKLLDPIVGENYEVGIKGEYFNGALNASLAVFQTDQKNRATQAATQLGCPVLTCYDASGLVRSQGIDMELQGALTDNWQIGAGYTYTRAHYIKDTDPANENQRFDTDTPEHLFKLSTAYRFQGPLEKLRVGGNVYWQSRMYNDVDVTNGSYRVEQGSYAVADLMAGYEVNKHLDLQVNANNVFDRVYYSAIGSSTIWGSTDTYGNPRSYSLTAKYRF
- a CDS encoding anti-virulence regulator CigR family protein, producing the protein MSRIRSLIAAITCVALVAGSATALADPGNGKGQGNGKGNSQNNPAHGNQGSHGNKGKNSGGGDWDNGPSINHSSVLGIVGGYRDYWSPGPALPPGIQKNLARGKPLPPGIAKKLDGRLSGRLPHYDGYEWQQVGTDLILVALATGLIYEVLNGAFD
- a CDS encoding bifunctional diguanylate cyclase/phosphodiesterase — protein: MPSNLATIVQTLTNRSSVSLARTSLFKFVGLLAAVFLLASASLIYLAHDLDRTEEVESAFYTKKAVQSLEKSLRSTVKDYAFWGDAYKHLHAEVDPDWAFVRQNVGSTLYTDFGLQGVFVVNDVNRTVYSVIKGELKPVEVTDWLDQSIAAIIDKARAGAETETPTTTFINVRGVPTLVAAAAITPGTDPTVVADDRPPSVLVFVDMLNSTKLELMGDDFGVDRLHVATPDDAGATSVLPLGDDGAAGSLRWNSSKPGLRLLGIGLPLIGVAALLVWLMTWAILRRTTAGALALDTSYASLQSSQDALAISEARFRDVVEASSDWVWEIDADWRLTFLSERFEVVTGLSRDAWIGARIDDLLCTELGTLSQWLSIPNRRPDISVQCRYVDTKGRERITRLSARQMAREGFRGTATDVTEEVESRRRIEFLSQHDALTGLPNRTRLQEFLDGKLKALPTVEQPLIMLSLDLDRFKPVNDLLGHAAGDLVLNEVSSRLAACVRDGDLVARIGGDEFVLILTDVSSQDEVEALCHRLIESIERPIAIEEQEVFVSASIGIAMAPTDAFEAAELLRYADIALYEAKAAGRNTWRFYAGDMNARIIERRRLESDLRFAIKHGELRLHFQPRYRIADGQMVGAEALVRWQHPERGLIPPDTFIPIAEESGLILSLSDWVLSTACRCAAQWPEKLFVSVNLSPTEFKRGNLVERLQKTLHDSGIDPTRVELEITESVMLDDAAGALELMHTLKRLGVRISMDDFGTGYSSLSYLRAFPFDGLKIDRSFLSRLVESEGDKAIVQAIVGLGRALSLTVTAEGVETAEHLRLLKAVACDEGQGYFLSRPLDNAAFDALLDVSERAGSRSNV